A stretch of the Vigna radiata var. radiata cultivar VC1973A chromosome 9, Vradiata_ver6, whole genome shotgun sequence genome encodes the following:
- the LOC106773351 gene encoding protein MAIN-LIKE 1-like, producing the protein MSGLASLVNLSYKYADHGLIVSLAERWHLETNTFHLPVGEMSVTLDDVHNLLHLPIIGQFCEVGELECDTARSHLMDLLGINCAKASTEMKQSRGPKSGTLIRVSYLLLFRDLNACARYAWGAVALSHSYEQLGDASFTSVRQIAGYSTLLQSWIYEHHLGIGRRRVSDKYTDLDTQASRYIPPRQEGTVVYQCTIETLQVARRSVEEYEASTSRGVRHVRGRTSFS; encoded by the exons ATGTCGGGGTTGGCTTCCTTAGTCAACCTATCATACAAGTATGCTGATCATGGATTGATCGTTTCCCTTGCGGAGAGGTGGCACCTAGAGACAAATACTTTCCACCTCCCGGTAGGTGAGATGAGCGTCACATTAGATGACGTTCACAATCTACTCCACCTACCTATCATAGGGCAATTTTGTGAGGTGGGGGAGTTAGAGTGTGATACGGCTCGATCTCATCTTATGGACTTGCTTGGCATCAACTGTGCCAAAGCTTCAACCGAGATGAAACAGTCACGCGGTCCAAAA AGTGGGACATTGATTCGAGTCTCGTACCTCCTTCTGTTTCGAGACTTGAATGCTTGTGCGAGATATGCTTGGGGAGCCGTTGCACTGTCACATAGTTATGAGCAACTAGGAGATGCTAGCTTCACTAGTGTCAGACAAATAGCTGGATATTCCACTCTTCTACAA AGTTGGATATATGAACACCATCTTGGCATAGGAAGGAGGCGAGTGTCAGATAAGTACACAGACCTCGATACACAGGCTTCACGATATATACCTCCGAGGCAGG AGGGCACTGTAGTTTATCAGTGTACTATTGAGACACTACAAGTTGCTCGTAGATCCGTTGAGGAGTATGAGGCTAGTACTAGTAGAGGTGTTCGTCATGTGCGTGGACGAACATCATTTTCTTGA
- the LOC106774125 gene encoding UPF0161 protein At3g09310, whose protein sequence is MANLFLSPNSYSPTLIQNPNLSSLEIKINPLHYPFRTLRHHHTPLICALKEDSNPETIQDGEVKNLGVKVALSMLRFYKREISPILPKSCRYVPTCSEYSMEAYNRYGVVKGTVLTAWRLCRCNPLGGHGYDPPRWFGEPRLPEDVDD, encoded by the exons ATGGCCAATCTTTTTCTATCTCCCAACTCTTATTCTCCTACTTTGATTCAAAACCCTAATCTCTCTTCtcttgaaatcaaaataaatccACTCCACTATCCTTTCCGAACCCTACGACATCATCACACCCCCTTGATTTGTGCATTAAAGGAAGATTCCAACCCTGAAACAATCCAAG ATGGCGAGGTGAAAAATTTAGGAGTCAAAGTTGCGCTGTCCATGTTGAGATTCTACAAGA GGGAAATTTCACCAATTTTGCCTAAGAGCTGTCGCTATGTTCCTACATGCAGTGAATATTCCATGGAGGCTTATAATAGATATGGAGTTGTGAAGGGTACAGTTTTGACTGCGTGGCGTCTCTGTCGATGCAATCCCCTTG GTGGGCATGGTTATGATCCACCTAGATGGTTTGGTGAGCCTCGTCTACCGGAAGATGTTGACGACTGA